Proteins encoded together in one Mannheimia haemolytica window:
- the pyrR gene encoding Bifunctional protein pyrR — protein sequence MAREKIIIDTEQFQRTISRISHQIIEKHGDLQDVVIVGIKRRGAEIAELIQKRIEDLAQTRLPYMALDITFYRDDLDLIYQDPVFMGADNQLNLNGKKVILVDDVLFTGRTIRAALDALLDFGRAARIELVIFVDRGHRELPIRADYVGKNIPTAKNEQIQVQTLSYDGINQVVLVPAANKESA from the coding sequence ATGGCGAGAGAAAAAATCATTATTGATACCGAGCAATTTCAGCGCACAATATCTCGTATTTCACATCAAATTATTGAAAAACACGGTGATTTGCAAGATGTAGTGATTGTCGGCATCAAACGTCGAGGAGCTGAAATTGCCGAGTTAATCCAAAAACGCATTGAAGATTTAGCTCAAACACGCTTGCCTTATATGGCGTTAGATATTACGTTCTACCGTGATGACCTAGACTTAATTTATCAAGACCCCGTATTTATGGGAGCAGATAATCAGCTAAATCTGAACGGTAAAAAAGTGATTTTGGTTGATGATGTTCTGTTTACCGGCAGAACCATTCGGGCTGCACTTGATGCACTATTAGATTTTGGCAGAGCTGCCAGAATTGAACTGGTGATTTTTGTCGATAGAGGTCATCGGGAATTGCCGATTCGAGCCGATTATGTCGGAAAAAATATTCCAACGGCTAAAAACGAGCAAATTCAGGTGCAAACGCTCTCGTATGATGGGATTAACCAAGTGGTCTTAGTTCCTGCTGCCAATAAAGAAAGTGCTTAA
- the surA gene encoding Peptidyl-prolyl cis-trans isomerase surA, with amino-acid sequence MKLVKSLFAVAVATMSLTQTAHAFEERVVALVNDTPIMQSQVQRVLGKKKATETAQRAAIDQVIDDMLVQQAMKEAGVKVSPAAVNQAVENVAIQNGITYGQLLDALDYQGITLEQFKRNIAQQMAMEQVRHISISKSIQVAPQQVQALAKDLMAKDKAAGKLKTVSGKEHRISHILLKTNPILNDAQAKAKLSSLTTDINSGKISFEEAAKTHSVDYASGADGGDLGFNFLEIYDPAFANVASKIKPNQISAPFKSQFGWHILKVTDTRNGDRTEDAYHQRAYQQLVNKQAEEASKDWVKALRKTANIQYVGQ; translated from the coding sequence ATGAAATTAGTCAAATCATTATTTGCTGTTGCCGTTGCAACAATGAGTCTTACCCAAACCGCCCACGCATTTGAAGAAAGAGTGGTGGCGTTAGTGAATGATACCCCTATTATGCAAAGCCAGGTTCAACGTGTGCTTGGCAAGAAAAAGGCGACAGAAACTGCTCAACGCGCGGCTATTGATCAAGTGATTGATGATATGTTGGTGCAACAGGCAATGAAAGAAGCCGGCGTTAAAGTCAGCCCAGCTGCGGTAAACCAAGCGGTTGAAAATGTGGCAATTCAAAACGGTATTACTTACGGTCAGTTATTAGATGCGTTAGATTATCAAGGCATTACGCTGGAGCAATTCAAACGTAATATTGCTCAACAAATGGCAATGGAGCAGGTTCGCCACATCAGTATCAGCAAATCTATTCAGGTTGCGCCACAGCAAGTGCAAGCTCTCGCAAAAGATTTAATGGCGAAAGATAAAGCAGCGGGCAAATTGAAAACCGTTTCTGGCAAAGAGCATCGCATTAGTCATATTTTGCTCAAAACCAACCCGATTTTAAATGATGCTCAAGCCAAAGCAAAACTTAGCAGCTTAACTACTGATATTAACTCAGGCAAAATCAGCTTTGAAGAAGCGGCAAAAACCCATTCTGTTGATTATGCCTCAGGGGCAGACGGTGGAGATTTAGGTTTTAACTTCTTAGAAATTTACGATCCGGCATTTGCGAATGTTGCATCAAAAATCAAACCAAACCAAATTTCTGCTCCGTTTAAATCGCAATTTGGTTGGCATATTTTGAAAGTCACCGACACTCGTAACGGAGACAGAACCGAAGATGCTTACCACCAACGTGCTTATCAGCAACTGGTGAACAAGCAAGCCGAAGAAGCCTCTAAAGATTGGGTAAAAGCCCTTAGAAAAACCGCCAATATTCAATATGTCGGTCAATAA
- the rsmA gene encoding Ribosomal RNA small subunit methyltransferase A, producing MSSTNSKKHLGHTARKRFGQNFLHDMNIIHSIVSAINPKNGQFLLEIGPGLGALTEPVAELVDKLTVVEIDRDLAERLRHHPFLNQKLTIIEQDALRFNFRDYFNQLNLDEDSVRVFGNLPYNISTPLIFHLLTFHDLIQDMHFMLQKEVVKRLCAAPNSKAYGRLTIMAQYYCQVIPVLEVPPTAFKPAPKVDSAVVRLVPYNQLPYPAKDVYWLNRVTTQAFNQRRKTLRNALSTLFSAEQLEALGVDLTARAENLTIADYVRLANWLHDNPPTIDTTEELVDEDC from the coding sequence ATGAGTTCCACAAATTCCAAAAAACATTTAGGTCATACCGCTCGTAAGCGTTTCGGGCAAAACTTTTTGCACGATATGAACATTATTCACAGCATAGTTTCAGCCATTAACCCGAAAAACGGACAATTTTTATTAGAAATCGGTCCGGGTTTAGGAGCATTAACCGAGCCGGTTGCCGAATTGGTAGATAAACTCACGGTGGTTGAAATTGACCGTGATTTAGCAGAGCGTTTACGCCACCACCCGTTTTTAAACCAAAAACTCACCATTATTGAGCAAGATGCCCTACGCTTTAATTTCCGTGACTATTTTAACCAACTCAACTTAGACGAAGACTCGGTGCGTGTGTTTGGTAACTTACCTTACAACATTTCTACGCCCTTGATATTCCACCTGCTGACCTTTCACGACTTAATTCAAGATATGCACTTTATGTTGCAAAAAGAGGTGGTGAAACGTTTATGTGCCGCGCCAAACAGTAAAGCATACGGGCGTTTAACCATTATGGCTCAATACTATTGCCAAGTAATTCCGGTGCTGGAAGTGCCGCCAACCGCCTTTAAACCAGCACCCAAAGTGGATTCTGCGGTGGTTCGTTTAGTGCCTTATAACCAACTGCCTTATCCGGCAAAAGATGTGTATTGGCTCAATCGGGTCACAACCCAAGCCTTTAACCAACGCCGTAAAACCTTACGCAATGCTCTTTCAACCCTGTTTAGTGCGGAGCAACTAGAAGCCTTAGGCGTTGATTTAACCGCCCGAGCGGAAAACCTTACCATTGCCGATTATGTGCGTTTGGCTAACTGGCTACACGACAACCCGCCGACAATTGATACAACCGAAGAATTGGTTGATGAAGATTGCTAA
- the upp gene encoding Uracil phosphoribosyltransferase: MKIVEVKHPLVKHKLGLMREAEISTKDFRELANEIGSLLTYEATKDLEMETVEINGWSGEKIAVERIKGKKVTVVPILRAGLGMMDGVLEHIPSARISVVGIYRDEETLKPVPYFSKLANDVDERLAIITDPMLATGGSMVATIDLLKKSGCKQIKVLVLVAAPEGIKVLEAAHPDVELYTASIDSHLNENGYIIPGLGDAGDKIFGTK; this comes from the coding sequence ATGAAAATTGTTGAAGTAAAACACCCGCTTGTAAAGCATAAATTGGGCTTAATGCGTGAAGCGGAAATCAGCACCAAAGATTTCCGTGAGCTAGCGAATGAAATTGGTAGTCTGCTTACTTACGAAGCAACCAAAGATCTGGAAATGGAAACAGTTGAGATCAATGGCTGGAGCGGAGAGAAAATTGCGGTTGAGCGAATTAAAGGCAAAAAAGTGACTGTTGTGCCGATTCTGCGTGCTGGCTTAGGTATGATGGACGGTGTGTTAGAGCATATTCCAAGTGCCAGAATTAGCGTGGTTGGGATTTATCGTGACGAAGAAACCTTAAAACCTGTGCCGTATTTCTCAAAACTTGCTAACGATGTTGATGAGCGTTTAGCCATTATCACCGACCCAATGCTTGCAACCGGTGGCTCAATGGTAGCAACCATTGACCTCCTGAAAAAATCAGGCTGTAAGCAGATTAAAGTGCTAGTGTTAGTTGCCGCTCCAGAGGGGATTAAAGTATTAGAAGCTGCTCACCCTGATGTTGAACTCTACACCGCCTCAATCGATAGTCACTTAAACGAAAACGGCTATATCATTCCAGGCTTAGGCGATGCAGGGGATAAAATTTTCGGCACCAAGTAA
- the fadD gene encoding Long-chain-fatty-acid--CoA ligase, translated as MEKIWLNNYPPYSPKTIETDQYESLVEMFETAINRHPDIPAYINMGQVLTFRKLEERSRSFAAYLQNELRLKKGDRIALMMPNLLQYPIALFGALRAGLVVVNVNPLYTPRELEHQLNDSGAKAIVIVSNFAATLEKIVFNTEIKHVILTRMGDQLSFGKRTLVNFVVKYIKKLVPKYKLPHAVSFREALSIGKQRQYVKPNIVSQDLAFLQYTGGTTGVAKGAMLTHQNLIANMMQAKWIVEPLLGNSANMIGLVPLPLYHVLALSMNCLLFIELGLTGLLITNPRDIPGFIKELKKYKVSVITGVNTLFNALLNHESFKEVDFSHLKLSVGGGAAIQSSVAKRWHDLTGVHIIEGYGMTECSPLISATRGDSVEYSGSIGVPVPNTDIRIVDDEGKEVPQGERGELVVKGPQVMQGYWNRPDETAQVLQDGWMATGDIVVMGDDLNLRIVDRKKDMIIVSGFNVYPTEIEEVISQNPKVNEVVAIGVPSEASGESIKIFVTKKDESLTRDELRTYCRQFLTGYKIPRDIEFRDELPKSNVGKILRRVLRDEELAKVNKA; from the coding sequence ATGGAAAAAATATGGCTAAATAATTATCCGCCTTATTCACCAAAAACGATTGAAACAGATCAATATGAATCGTTAGTGGAAATGTTTGAAACAGCGATAAACCGCCACCCCGATATTCCTGCTTACATCAATATGGGGCAAGTTTTGACTTTCCGCAAATTGGAGGAGCGTAGCCGTTCTTTTGCAGCCTATTTGCAAAATGAATTACGCCTGAAAAAAGGTGATCGAATCGCATTGATGATGCCGAATTTATTGCAATATCCGATCGCTTTATTTGGCGCATTACGTGCCGGGCTTGTAGTAGTGAATGTCAATCCGCTTTATACGCCACGTGAATTAGAACATCAATTAAATGATAGTGGTGCGAAAGCGATTGTGATTGTTTCGAACTTCGCGGCTACCTTAGAAAAAATTGTCTTTAATACTGAGATTAAGCACGTTATTTTGACCCGAATGGGCGACCAACTTTCATTCGGCAAACGCACCTTAGTCAATTTTGTGGTGAAATACATCAAAAAATTAGTGCCGAAATATAAATTGCCACATGCGGTCAGCTTCCGTGAAGCCTTAAGCATTGGCAAACAGCGTCAATATGTAAAACCGAATATTGTCAGCCAAGATCTCGCCTTTTTACAATACACTGGCGGTACTACAGGTGTAGCGAAAGGGGCAATGCTGACTCATCAAAACTTAATTGCTAATATGATGCAGGCAAAATGGATTGTTGAGCCATTGTTGGGTAATTCTGCCAATATGATTGGATTGGTACCTTTACCGCTGTATCACGTCTTAGCACTTTCGATGAATTGCTTGCTCTTTATCGAATTAGGACTTACCGGATTATTAATTACTAATCCGCGCGATATTCCAGGCTTTATTAAAGAATTAAAAAAGTACAAAGTTTCAGTGATTACTGGGGTAAATACATTGTTTAATGCATTACTTAATCACGAAAGTTTTAAAGAGGTTGATTTTTCACACCTAAAATTAAGTGTAGGTGGCGGTGCAGCGATCCAATCTAGCGTGGCAAAACGCTGGCACGATTTAACCGGAGTACATATTATCGAAGGTTATGGAATGACAGAATGTTCTCCGCTGATTAGTGCAACCCGTGGCGATTCGGTGGAATATTCCGGCTCTATTGGTGTGCCGGTGCCAAATACTGACATTCGTATTGTGGATGATGAAGGCAAAGAAGTGCCACAGGGCGAACGAGGAGAATTAGTCGTTAAAGGTCCGCAAGTGATGCAAGGCTATTGGAACCGTCCTGATGAAACGGCACAAGTGCTGCAAGATGGTTGGATGGCAACCGGTGACATTGTGGTAATGGGGGATGATCTGAACTTACGCATTGTTGATCGTAAAAAAGATATGATTATTGTCTCCGGTTTTAATGTGTACCCAACCGAAATTGAAGAAGTGATTTCCCAAAACCCAAAAGTGAATGAAGTAGTGGCGATTGGTGTGCCGAGTGAGGCTTCCGGCGAAAGCATTAAAATTTTTGTAACCAAAAAAGATGAAAGTTTAACCCGAGATGAATTGAGAACCTATTGTCGTCAATTCTTAACCGGCTACAAAATTCCAAGAGACATCGAATTTCGTGACGAACTACCAAAAAGTAATGTTGGCAAAATTCTTCGCCGAGTATTAAGAGACGAAGAATTAGCAAAGGTTAATAAGGCTTAA
- the rseC gene encoding Sigma-E factor regulatory protein rseC, with product MMIEQATVVEYQNGVAIVQCYAKSSCGGCAAQSACGTKALSALAGEKIAPRFSIAVDEPLKVGDKVQLGLAENILLKSVFLIYGIPLLVLVMTAVGFSQFFANELIVLFIMLLSTGITFWAVRKLIHKHSKQANFSPIFLGKVLGDYNGKNMAK from the coding sequence ATGATGATTGAACAGGCAACAGTAGTAGAATATCAGAATGGTGTGGCTATTGTACAATGTTATGCTAAAAGTAGCTGTGGTGGCTGTGCAGCTCAGTCTGCTTGTGGAACAAAAGCATTGTCGGCATTAGCTGGGGAAAAAATTGCCCCTCGTTTTAGTATTGCGGTAGATGAACCCTTAAAAGTAGGTGATAAGGTTCAACTCGGCTTAGCTGAAAATATCTTGCTCAAAAGTGTCTTTTTAATTTATGGCATTCCTCTGCTGGTTCTTGTGATGACAGCGGTCGGATTTTCGCAATTTTTTGCAAATGAGCTTATTGTTTTATTTATAATGTTGCTTTCAACAGGTATAACATTCTGGGCTGTAAGAAAATTGATTCATAAACACAGCAAACAAGCAAATTTTTCACCTATCTTTTTAGGTAAGGTTTTAGGAGACTATAATGGAAAAAATATGGCTAAATAA
- the rseB gene encoding Sigma-E factor regulatory protein rseB precursor, with translation MLFKIKKYLLLFWVISACYTFAWAESTIKTPLAYLTAMSEAHKKSTYELVYILQQGSDTESFRLRHAFTHNKEYAQLLNLDHSREEIILKNNKVSYLGYNFRPFSLNSSQILDNLPNVLYTDYANLKGYAFLDAGKDRISDRITKVIRMKPNDTLRYAYTLWIDEETHLLLKSQVLNMDNLVLEEFRVLQLYQSPELDRIANVIESLMLPTLTTVKKEEFPKSDGWQVNWLPTGFRLIQQQTVTGATYQVESEYVDSRVYSDGLSTLTIYIMPSQGVSFNEYAWQQGKLTILNQTINDKDIVIIGDVPLQSAKQIMKNIHFKEGIQP, from the coding sequence ATGCTTTTTAAGATAAAAAAATACTTATTGTTGTTTTGGGTTATTTCTGCCTGTTATACATTTGCTTGGGCAGAATCAACTATTAAAACACCATTAGCATATTTAACGGCTATGTCAGAAGCACATAAAAAATCCACTTATGAATTAGTTTATATTCTTCAACAGGGAAGTGATACAGAATCTTTCCGTTTACGTCATGCTTTTACCCATAATAAAGAATATGCCCAATTACTGAATTTAGATCATAGCCGAGAAGAAATTATTTTAAAAAATAACAAGGTCAGCTATTTGGGTTATAATTTTCGTCCTTTTAGTTTAAATAGTTCACAGATTTTAGATAACCTCCCTAATGTACTTTACACAGATTATGCAAATTTAAAAGGTTATGCCTTTTTAGATGCTGGTAAAGATCGTATTTCTGACCGAATTACAAAGGTAATTCGTATGAAGCCAAATGATACTTTAAGATATGCTTACACACTATGGATTGATGAAGAAACACATTTATTACTTAAAAGCCAAGTCTTGAATATGGATAATTTGGTATTAGAAGAATTCAGAGTTTTGCAACTTTATCAATCTCCAGAATTGGATAGGATTGCAAATGTAATAGAATCACTAATGTTACCAACATTAACGACAGTGAAAAAAGAAGAATTTCCCAAGTCTGATGGCTGGCAGGTGAATTGGTTGCCGACAGGGTTTAGGTTAATTCAGCAACAAACAGTCACAGGTGCGACATATCAAGTGGAAAGTGAGTATGTAGATAGCAGAGTATATAGTGATGGTTTATCTACATTAACTATTTATATTATGCCTAGCCAAGGTGTGAGTTTTAATGAGTACGCTTGGCAACAAGGTAAATTAACGATTTTAAATCAAACGATTAATGATAAAGATATTGTGATTATTGGTGATGTGCCGTTGCAATCTGCTAAGCAAATTATGAAAAATATTCACTTTAAGGAAGGGATTCAGCCATGA
- the rseA gene encoding Sigma-E factor negative regulatory protein, which yields MQERITQQNERLSAYMDGQNVDTAFVETLTNSPELQQKWASYHTIRSVMQGDEIILGTDFSAKMEALLENEEIESQANVEKPKGLLLKLKRWGTPIMQAGIAASVCLVAVLGVNSMNASDEMAQTQQPVLQTLPFSNSVEAVSYNAPVQDQPTEEQLELQQRKINALLENHELQRRTNNVKNLTLSEEEKQKAQTSSNTESESNIQK from the coding sequence ATGCAAGAACGCATCACTCAACAAAATGAACGCCTTTCAGCTTATATGGATGGGCAAAATGTTGATACAGCATTTGTAGAAACATTAACTAACAGCCCTGAATTACAGCAAAAATGGGCAAGTTATCACACTATTCGTAGTGTGATGCAAGGTGATGAGATCATTTTAGGGACAGATTTCTCTGCTAAAATGGAAGCATTACTGGAAAATGAAGAAATTGAATCTCAAGCAAATGTAGAGAAACCTAAAGGCTTATTGCTCAAGCTCAAGCGTTGGGGAACTCCAATTATGCAAGCCGGTATTGCAGCTTCAGTGTGCTTAGTTGCGGTATTAGGGGTTAATTCAATGAATGCGAGTGATGAAATGGCTCAAACGCAACAACCAGTATTACAAACATTGCCATTTAGCAATTCAGTTGAAGCGGTAAGTTATAATGCGCCAGTTCAAGATCAACCAACAGAAGAACAATTAGAGCTTCAACAGCGTAAGATTAATGCGTTATTAGAAAACCATGAGTTACAACGCCGTACTAATAACGTTAAAAATCTAACCTTATCTGAGGAAGAAAAGCAAAAAGCACAAACTTCTTCCAATACAGAATCAGAGTCGAATATACAAAAATAA
- the rpoE_3 gene encoding Sigma-24 encodes MSEQITDQELVEKAQKGDKKAFNLLVVRYQNRVAGLLTRYVARDDIPDIVQESFIKAYRSLESFRGESAFYTWLYRIAVNTAKNHLTSLGRRPPKEDILAEDAESYDVGAQLRESDTPENLILSEELKKVVFDTIENLPDELKTAIRLRELEGLSYEEIAEVMECPVGTVRSRIFRAREAIDAKIKPLMQ; translated from the coding sequence TTGAGCGAACAGATCACCGACCAAGAATTAGTCGAAAAAGCACAAAAAGGTGATAAAAAAGCATTTAATTTACTTGTTGTACGTTATCAAAATAGAGTAGCCGGTTTGCTGACTCGTTATGTTGCAAGAGATGATATTCCGGACATTGTGCAAGAATCTTTTATTAAAGCCTATCGTTCTTTAGAGTCTTTCCGTGGCGAAAGTGCTTTTTATACGTGGCTTTATCGCATTGCAGTGAATACTGCGAAAAATCATTTAACCTCTTTAGGCAGAAGACCGCCAAAAGAAGATATTCTTGCCGAAGACGCTGAAAGTTATGATGTAGGCGCGCAACTTCGTGAAAGTGATACGCCAGAGAATTTGATATTATCCGAGGAATTAAAGAAAGTCGTGTTTGATACGATTGAAAATTTACCTGATGAGCTTAAAACCGCCATTCGTTTAAGAGAATTGGAAGGGCTAAGTTACGAAGAAATCGCAGAAGTGATGGAATGTCCGGTTGGTACTGTACGTTCCCGTATTTTCCGAGCAAGGGAAGCGATTGATGCTAAAATCAAGCCACTTATGCAATAG
- the leuA gene encoding 2-isopropylmalate synthase — protein sequence MSNNNIIIFDTTLRDGEQSLKASLTVKEKLQIALALERLGVDVMEVGFPVSSAGDFESVQTIARHIKNSRVAALSRAVAKDIDAAYEALKVAEAFRIHTFIASSALHVEAKLKRSFDDVVEMAVAAVKRARNYTDDVEFSCEDAGRTGIDNICRIVEAAINAGATTVNIPDTVGFCLPNEYGNIIHQVMNRVPNIDKAIVSVHCHNDLGMATANSLTAVQNGARQIECTINGIGERAGNTALEEVVMAIKTRQEFMGVDTRINTQEIHRVSQMVSQLCNMPIQPNKAIVGSNAFAHSSGIHQDGMLKNKNTYEIMSPETIGLKKEKLNLTARSGRAAVKGHMADMGYTETDYDLDKLYEAFLQLADKKGQVFDYDLEALAFIDMQQGDEDRLKLDVITTQLISGLPASAFVQVELDGVRQSATSQGGNGPVEATYNAIMNIVGMELKMSHYNLTAKGEGAEALGQVDIVVEYEGRKFHGVGLATDIVESSARALIHAINAIYRSQKVADLKAKK from the coding sequence ATGAGCAACAATAACATTATTATTTTTGATACGACTTTACGTGATGGCGAACAATCATTAAAAGCAAGTTTAACTGTAAAAGAAAAATTACAAATTGCCCTTGCTTTAGAGCGTTTAGGGGTTGATGTTATGGAAGTCGGCTTTCCGGTTTCATCAGCGGGTGATTTTGAATCGGTACAAACCATTGCCCGTCATATTAAAAACAGCCGTGTGGCGGCACTTTCCCGAGCGGTCGCAAAAGATATTGATGCAGCTTATGAAGCCTTAAAAGTAGCAGAAGCATTCCGTATTCATACCTTTATTGCTAGCTCGGCATTACACGTTGAAGCTAAATTAAAGCGTTCATTTGATGATGTAGTCGAAATGGCGGTTGCAGCGGTAAAACGTGCCAGAAATTATACTGATGATGTTGAGTTTTCCTGTGAAGATGCTGGGCGTACTGGAATTGATAACATCTGCCGCATTGTCGAAGCTGCCATTAATGCCGGTGCAACCACAGTGAATATTCCGGATACAGTCGGTTTCTGTTTACCGAATGAATACGGCAATATTATCCACCAAGTGATGAACCGTGTTCCGAATATCGATAAAGCGATTGTCTCTGTTCACTGCCATAACGATTTAGGTATGGCAACCGCCAACTCATTGACAGCGGTGCAAAACGGAGCGAGACAGATTGAGTGTACTATCAACGGTATTGGCGAACGTGCCGGTAACACCGCACTTGAAGAAGTGGTAATGGCAATTAAGACCCGCCAAGAATTTATGGGGGTTGATACCCGCATTAATACCCAAGAGATTCATCGTGTCAGCCAAATGGTGAGCCAGCTTTGCAATATGCCGATTCAGCCGAACAAAGCGATTGTCGGTAGCAATGCCTTCGCTCACTCTTCAGGTATTCATCAAGACGGTATGCTGAAAAATAAAAATACCTATGAAATTATGTCACCGGAAACTATCGGCTTGAAAAAAGAGAAGCTGAATTTAACTGCCCGTTCAGGTAGAGCAGCGGTGAAAGGGCATATGGCTGATATGGGTTATACGGAAACGGATTACGATTTAGATAAACTTTATGAAGCCTTCTTGCAACTTGCTGATAAAAAAGGACAAGTGTTTGACTATGACTTAGAAGCTCTTGCCTTCATTGATATGCAGCAAGGCGATGAAGACCGCTTAAAGTTAGATGTGATCACCACCCAACTTATCAGCGGTTTACCGGCATCTGCTTTCGTACAAGTTGAATTAGACGGCGTTCGTCAAAGTGCGACTTCTCAAGGGGGAAATGGTCCGGTTGAGGCAACTTACAATGCCATTATGAACATTGTAGGAATGGAGCTCAAAATGTCGCACTATAATCTGACTGCGAAAGGCGAAGGAGCAGAAGCATTAGGGCAAGTGGATATTGTAGTGGAATATGAAGGTCGAAAATTCCACGGTGTGGGTTTGGCAACCGATATTGTGGAATCTTCAGCCCGAGCTTTAATTCACGCCATTAATGCGATTTACCGTTCACAAAAAGTGGCAGATTTAAAAGCGAAGAAATAA
- the cof gene encoding HMP-PP phosphatase — protein sequence MTLPFRAVISDLDGTLLNANHKIGDFTIDTLEQLSKKGVDIFFATGRNHPDVSQIIGKVNVKNAMLVTSNGARANNLEGKKILNHYLPEDLAFELMNIEFDDQNVCLNSYQGDEWFINKEVAELKKFHQDSGFSYQVVNFAHHHGRNTEKVFFIGKTAEALVQIEHYIRDTYGDRVQMTYSALLCLEVMAKGVCKANALAELVKLRGYTLADCIAFGDGMNDVEMLSLTGKGCLMGNADPRLKAVLPNNEVIGFNKDEAVASYLRATFGIV from the coding sequence ATGACTCTCCCATTTCGTGCAGTTATTTCCGATCTTGATGGCACACTATTAAATGCCAATCATAAAATTGGTGATTTCACTATTGATACATTAGAACAACTATCAAAAAAAGGTGTTGATATTTTTTTCGCCACCGGTCGCAATCATCCAGATGTGTCCCAGATTATTGGGAAAGTAAACGTTAAAAATGCAATGTTAGTCACTTCAAACGGAGCAAGAGCCAACAATTTAGAGGGTAAAAAAATTCTCAACCATTATTTACCGGAAGATCTTGCCTTTGAATTAATGAACATTGAATTTGACGATCAAAATGTTTGCCTAAATAGTTATCAAGGTGATGAATGGTTTATCAATAAAGAGGTTGCAGAGCTGAAAAAATTCCATCAAGATTCAGGGTTTAGCTATCAAGTAGTGAATTTTGCTCATCATCACGGTCGAAATACCGAGAAAGTGTTTTTTATCGGCAAAACTGCTGAAGCTTTAGTACAGATTGAACATTATATTCGGGATACCTATGGCGACCGTGTGCAAATGACCTACTCTGCCCTACTTTGCCTTGAAGTGATGGCAAAAGGAGTGTGCAAAGCCAATGCTCTCGCCGAATTGGTCAAATTACGGGGCTACACCTTAGCCGATTGTATCGCCTTTGGTGACGGTATGAATGATGTTGAAATGCTGAGTTTAACCGGAAAAGGGTGCTTAATGGGCAATGCAGACCCTCGTTTAAAAGCCGTATTGCCGAATAATGAAGTGATTGGTTTTAACAAAGATGAAGCGGTAGCAAGCTATCTTCGAGCCACATTTGGCATTGTTTAG